One Caulobacter segnis genomic window carries:
- a CDS encoding MASE1 domain-containing protein, with product MPHRLAAQERRRQAALLLGLSAAVVISLAFSEYLTRTALGVAAFWPANALLAAGLITLTGSRGLSLTIVFVVFHLAIDLLVGDSPMRALLYTAVDTGEALAVWGLCQRLWRGAPRIRSMRSLALLPAVTTPVAAIVALLVAWILHLVDGEPLVRGLTDWFLRCALGMAVALPATLVLIDAEHRRSFHRPWPEQLMLLFAVFAVTLLCAHPASGAPPFLIFPIALATAYRLGARGAAMASVIVAVVTLPIAMSGASPRFNAILGPVAQARTIQVFITVLFYTSLAAGLALAQQDRLKRLLLRREQLTRAARSRALAATEAKTEFLATMSHEIRTPLNSVLGFAQLLATRQDLPPDVRRQVNLIDSAGAALLTVVNDILDFSRVETGQIELLPQPTSAAGLLRDTVAIMAPEARAKGLSMDLEIIDPVGGLHDLDADRLRQVLINLLNNAVKFTEEGRIDARLIIEPGDIEDRLRFEIIDTGVGIDLDKQSLLFQRFSQADSSVSRLHGGAGLGLAICRALVEVMGGKIGADSVPGRGSCFWVELSAPTAEPIVLPERPKTSAPGAAKVLIVDDHPVNLEIGEALLTLVGCEVDVAENGKQAVEKATGGRYDVILMDIHMPQMDGLQATRAIKALRGEAGKVPIIAMSADALPRQVERCYAAGMVDHIAKPIQREVLYAKIERWMHHRGGEAH from the coding sequence ATGCCGCACAGGCTGGCCGCGCAGGAACGGAGACGGCAGGCAGCCTTGCTGCTGGGCCTGTCCGCCGCCGTCGTCATCAGCCTGGCCTTCAGCGAATACCTGACCCGCACCGCCCTGGGCGTCGCCGCCTTCTGGCCCGCCAACGCCTTGCTGGCCGCCGGCCTGATCACCCTGACGGGCTCGCGCGGCCTGTCCCTGACCATCGTCTTCGTGGTCTTCCACCTGGCCATCGACCTGCTGGTCGGCGACAGCCCCATGCGCGCCCTGCTCTACACGGCGGTCGACACGGGCGAGGCTCTGGCCGTCTGGGGTCTGTGCCAGAGGCTTTGGCGCGGCGCGCCGCGGATCCGCTCGATGCGCTCGCTGGCGCTGCTGCCCGCCGTCACCACGCCGGTCGCGGCGATCGTCGCCCTGCTGGTCGCCTGGATCCTGCACCTGGTCGACGGCGAGCCGTTGGTGCGCGGCCTGACGGACTGGTTCCTGCGCTGCGCCCTGGGCATGGCCGTGGCCCTGCCCGCGACCCTGGTGCTGATCGACGCCGAGCACCGCCGCTCATTCCACCGTCCCTGGCCCGAACAGCTGATGCTGCTGTTCGCGGTGTTCGCCGTGACCTTGCTGTGCGCTCACCCCGCGTCGGGCGCGCCGCCGTTCCTGATCTTCCCGATCGCCCTGGCCACCGCCTATCGGCTGGGCGCGCGCGGCGCGGCCATGGCCTCGGTGATCGTGGCCGTGGTCACCCTGCCGATCGCCATGTCCGGGGCCTCGCCGCGCTTCAACGCCATCCTGGGCCCCGTCGCCCAGGCGCGAACGATCCAGGTGTTCATCACGGTGCTGTTCTACACCAGCCTGGCCGCCGGCCTGGCCCTGGCGCAGCAGGATCGCCTCAAGCGCCTGCTGCTGCGCCGCGAACAGCTGACCCGCGCCGCCCGCAGCCGGGCCCTGGCCGCCACCGAGGCCAAGACCGAGTTCCTGGCCACCATGAGCCACGAGATCCGCACCCCGCTGAACAGCGTGCTGGGCTTCGCCCAGCTGCTGGCGACGCGTCAGGACCTGCCGCCGGACGTGCGCCGCCAGGTCAATCTGATCGACAGCGCGGGCGCGGCCCTGCTGACCGTGGTCAACGACATCCTGGACTTCTCGCGGGTCGAGACCGGCCAGATCGAGCTCCTGCCCCAGCCGACCTCGGCCGCGGGCCTGCTGCGCGACACCGTGGCGATCATGGCCCCCGAGGCGCGCGCCAAGGGCCTGTCGATGGATCTGGAGATCATCGATCCGGTCGGCGGCCTGCACGATCTGGACGCCGACCGCCTGCGCCAGGTGCTGATCAACCTGCTGAACAACGCCGTGAAGTTCACCGAGGAAGGCCGCATCGACGCGCGCCTGATCATCGAGCCCGGCGACATCGAGGATCGCCTGCGTTTCGAGATCATCGACACCGGCGTCGGCATCGACCTGGACAAGCAGTCCCTGCTGTTCCAGCGCTTCTCGCAGGCCGACAGCTCGGTGAGCCGGTTGCATGGCGGCGCGGGCCTGGGCCTGGCCATCTGCCGGGCCCTGGTCGAGGTGATGGGCGGCAAGATCGGCGCCGACAGCGTGCCGGGCCGCGGCTCGTGCTTCTGGGTCGAGCTGTCGGCCCCGACCGCCGAACCGATCGTCCTTCCCGAGCGCCCCAAGACCTCGGCGCCCGGCGCGGCCAAGGTGCTGATCGTCGACGACCACCCGGTCAATCTGGAGATCGGCGAGGCCCTGCTGACCCTGGTCGGCTGCGAGGTCGACGTGGCCGAGAACGGCAAGCAGGCCGTCGAGAAGGCCACCGGCGGCCGCTACGACGTGATCCTGATGGACATCCACATGCCGCAGATGGACGGCCTGCAGGCGACCCGGGCGATCAAGGCCCTGCGCGGCGAGGCCGGCAAGGTCCCGATCATCGCCATGAGCGCCGACGCCCTGCCCCGCCAGGTCGAGCGCTGCTATGCCGCCGGCATGGTCGACCACATCGCCAAGCCGATCCAGCGCGAGGTGCTGTACGCCAAGATCGAGCGCTGGATGCACCATCGCGGCGGCGAAGCGCACTAG
- a CDS encoding ABC transporter substrate-binding protein — translation MQRRAFVALAVTALLAACSPAKQEAAPAGQTKLKLATDWRAEAELGGYYQALATGEYKKRGLDVTLIQGGPAVNVPQLLATGAVDVGVGSNSFIVMNLAKENAPVKAVAAFMQKDPQVLIAHPDQGINGIADMKGRPILLSDASITAFWVWLKAKYQFTDDQVRKYNYSSAPFLADKRVIQQGYATSEPYLIEKEGKIKPAVFLLADSGYPAYGSMALVPDSLIAKNPAAVQAFVEATAAGWKSYLYGDPKPGDAAILKDNPEMTQDVLDQAREKMRSYGIVGKDGEIGQMSDARWAEFFKVASEQGVYPKAMDFKKAYTLQFLPKGQ, via the coding sequence ATGCAGCGCCGCGCTTTTGTCGCCCTGGCCGTCACGGCCCTGCTCGCCGCCTGTTCGCCCGCCAAGCAGGAGGCCGCCCCCGCCGGTCAGACCAAGCTGAAGCTGGCCACCGACTGGCGGGCCGAGGCCGAGCTGGGCGGCTACTACCAGGCGCTGGCGACCGGCGAGTACAAGAAGCGCGGCCTGGACGTGACCCTGATCCAGGGCGGCCCGGCGGTGAACGTGCCCCAGTTGCTGGCTACCGGCGCGGTCGATGTCGGCGTCGGCTCCAACAGCTTCATCGTCATGAACCTGGCCAAGGAGAACGCCCCGGTGAAGGCCGTGGCGGCCTTCATGCAGAAGGACCCGCAGGTCCTGATCGCCCACCCGGACCAGGGCATCAACGGCATCGCCGACATGAAGGGCCGGCCGATCCTGCTGTCGGACGCCTCGATCACCGCCTTCTGGGTCTGGCTGAAGGCCAAGTACCAGTTCACCGACGACCAGGTGCGCAAGTACAACTACTCGTCCGCGCCCTTCCTGGCCGACAAGCGGGTGATCCAGCAGGGCTACGCCACCAGCGAGCCGTACCTCATCGAGAAGGAGGGCAAGATCAAGCCGGCGGTCTTCCTGCTGGCCGATAGCGGCTATCCGGCCTACGGCTCGATGGCCCTGGTCCCCGACAGCCTGATCGCCAAGAACCCGGCGGCCGTGCAGGCCTTCGTCGAGGCGACGGCGGCGGGCTGGAAGTCCTATCTCTACGGTGATCCCAAGCCCGGCGACGCGGCGATCCTGAAGGACAATCCGGAGATGACCCAGGACGTCCTCGACCAGGCCCGCGAGAAGATGCGGTCCTACGGGATCGTCGGGAAGGACGGCGAGATCGGCCAGATGAGCGACGCCCGCTGGGCCGAATTCTTCAAGGTGGCCTCGGAACAGGGCGTCTATCCCAAGGCCATGGATTTCAAGAAGGCCTACACCCTGCAGTTCCTGCCCAAGGGCCAATGA
- a CDS encoding ABC transporter ATP-binding protein, protein MNSVIASLSGVEVDYARGRALGPVDLVLAPGEIVALVGPSGCGKSTALRLLAGLEAPTRGTVTRAAGKGETSVVFQSHTLAPWLSARDNVALPLELAGTYKREARAAADEALRKVGLGAALTARPTQLSGGMAMRASLARALVTRPRLLLLDEPFAALDEITRRALADDVLTLADDLSPAVVFVTHNVEEAVYMARRVVVMTPGPGRIAGEVAIDGPLVRPPGFRATEPFRAAVEGVSGLLAQATERAA, encoded by the coding sequence ATGAACTCGGTGATCGCCAGCCTGTCAGGCGTCGAGGTCGACTACGCCCGGGGTCGCGCCCTAGGGCCGGTCGACCTGGTCCTCGCGCCTGGCGAGATCGTCGCCCTGGTCGGTCCGTCCGGCTGCGGCAAGTCCACGGCCCTGCGGCTGCTGGCGGGCCTGGAGGCGCCGACGCGGGGGACCGTGACGCGCGCCGCCGGCAAGGGCGAGACGTCGGTGGTCTTCCAGTCGCATACCCTGGCCCCGTGGCTGTCGGCGCGTGACAACGTCGCCCTGCCGCTGGAGCTGGCCGGAACGTACAAGCGCGAGGCGCGGGCGGCGGCCGACGAGGCCCTGCGCAAGGTCGGCCTCGGCGCGGCCCTGACCGCCCGCCCCACCCAGCTGTCGGGCGGCATGGCCATGCGGGCCTCGCTGGCCCGGGCGCTGGTCACCCGCCCGCGACTGCTGTTGCTGGACGAGCCCTTCGCGGCCCTGGACGAGATCACTCGCCGCGCCCTGGCCGACGACGTCCTGACCCTGGCCGATGATCTGTCGCCCGCCGTCGTCTTCGTGACCCACAATGTCGAGGAGGCCGTCTACATGGCCCGCCGCGTCGTGGTCATGACCCCCGGCCCCGGCCGCATCGCCGGCGAGGTCGCCATCGATGGCCCGCTGGTCCGCCCGCCGGGCTTCCGCGCGACGGAGCCGTTCCGCGCCGCCGTTGAAGGGGTGTCCGGCCTGCTGGCTCAAGCGACGGAGCGGGCGGCGTGA
- a CDS encoding ABC transporter permease, giving the protein MKRVLAPLILITVLLGGWEIACRVLAVPPYLLPTPSAIGSAFLANWPLLLGSAWATLSTALLALVIASLIACALALTVSLSSLLEDAVRPIAVTLQVTPLVAIAPLVTIWAGIEHPERAVIGLAAVVAFFPIFSGALTGLKAVDPDLSRLFDLYGATPWQRLVRLRLPSAVPALLEGHKVAAGLAVIGAVVAEFVAGSGGAQGLAWRILEAYNRLQTAKVFAALLTLAVLGVVLHAVMEWIERRLLDSWRGR; this is encoded by the coding sequence GTGAAGCGCGTCCTGGCGCCCCTGATCCTGATCACCGTCCTGCTGGGCGGCTGGGAGATCGCCTGCCGCGTCCTGGCGGTTCCGCCCTATCTGCTGCCCACGCCCAGCGCGATCGGGTCGGCGTTCCTCGCCAACTGGCCGCTGCTGCTGGGTTCAGCCTGGGCGACACTGTCGACGGCGCTGCTGGCCCTGGTCATCGCCAGCCTGATCGCCTGCGCCCTGGCCCTGACCGTGAGCCTGAGCAGCCTGCTGGAGGACGCCGTCCGCCCCATCGCCGTGACCCTGCAGGTCACCCCCCTGGTGGCCATCGCGCCGCTGGTCACCATCTGGGCCGGTATCGAGCACCCAGAACGGGCGGTGATCGGCCTGGCCGCCGTCGTCGCCTTCTTCCCGATCTTCTCGGGCGCGCTGACGGGTCTGAAGGCGGTCGATCCCGATCTTTCGCGACTGTTCGATCTTTACGGCGCGACGCCTTGGCAGCGCCTGGTCCGCCTGCGCCTGCCCTCGGCCGTGCCCGCCCTGCTGGAGGGTCACAAGGTCGCGGCGGGCCTGGCCGTCATCGGCGCCGTGGTGGCCGAGTTCGTGGCCGGTTCGGGCGGGGCTCAAGGCCTGGCGTGGCGGATCCTCGAGGCCTACAACCGATTGCAGACAGCCAAGGTGTTCGCCGCCCTGCTGACCCTGGCCGTCCTGGGGGTCGTCCTGCACGCCGTCATGGAGTGGATCGAGCGTCGGCTTCTGGACTCTTGGCGCGGCCGTTAG
- a CDS encoding DUF2336 domain-containing protein, with the protein MSQSRLHDLIALANEPSSAKRRELLRGVTDMLFAADSGNAVEMALFDQILSQLADDMEEAVQVELAQRLGAAPAAPRGVSRTLAFGSIAVAEPILRGSTALTDEDLLQVARTQGQDHLRAISQRSSVSSVVSDAIVARGDDDTLGVLLRNEGAVLSRAAHETVVDRAAANPALHEAVIDRHSLPVDLLNEMYFVVEARLRERIMEKNTGLDPATLEAALAAGRKRVATQDGALPPDHAEAEAEFRALRAKSQVSPQMLANMLRGKKTTLFLVALADMAGVDFHTARRILERREMDALSVICKAANFDRSLFLTFALLILEPTDDVMLKAKTYGELYAVLPRESAMRTIRFWRLRRQTGDVAAA; encoded by the coding sequence GTGAGCCAATCGCGTCTGCATGACCTGATCGCGCTCGCCAACGAGCCGTCCAGCGCCAAGCGCCGCGAACTGCTGCGCGGCGTCACCGACATGCTGTTCGCCGCCGACAGCGGCAACGCCGTCGAGATGGCCCTGTTCGACCAGATCCTGAGCCAACTGGCCGACGACATGGAAGAGGCCGTGCAGGTCGAGTTGGCCCAGCGCCTGGGCGCGGCGCCCGCCGCTCCGCGCGGCGTCTCCCGCACCCTGGCCTTCGGCTCGATCGCCGTGGCCGAACCGATCCTGCGCGGCTCCACGGCCCTGACCGACGAGGACCTGCTGCAGGTGGCCCGCACCCAGGGCCAGGATCACCTGCGCGCCATCTCGCAACGCTCCAGCGTGTCCAGCGTCGTGTCCGACGCCATCGTGGCGCGCGGCGACGACGACACCCTGGGCGTCCTGCTGCGCAACGAAGGCGCGGTGCTGTCGCGTGCGGCGCACGAGACCGTCGTCGATCGCGCCGCCGCCAACCCGGCGCTGCACGAGGCAGTGATCGATCGTCACAGCCTGCCTGTCGACTTGCTGAACGAGATGTATTTCGTGGTCGAGGCGCGCCTGCGCGAACGGATCATGGAGAAGAACACCGGCCTCGATCCCGCCACCCTGGAGGCCGCCCTGGCCGCCGGCCGCAAGCGCGTGGCCACCCAGGACGGCGCCCTGCCGCCCGATCACGCCGAGGCCGAGGCCGAGTTCCGCGCCCTGCGCGCCAAGTCGCAGGTCTCGCCGCAGATGCTGGCCAACATGCTGCGCGGCAAGAAGACCACCCTGTTCCTGGTGGCCCTGGCCGACATGGCCGGGGTCGACTTCCACACCGCCCGCCGCATCCTGGAGCGGCGCGAGATGGACGCCCTGTCGGTGATCTGCAAGGCGGCCAACTTCGACCGCTCGCTGTTCCTGACCTTCGCCCTGCTGATCCTCGAGCCGACCGACGACGTCATGCTCAAGGCCAAGACCTATGGCGAACTCTACGCGGTCCTGCCCCGCGAGTCGGCCATGCGCACTATCCGCTTCTGGCGCCTGCGCCGCCAGACCGGCGACGTCGCCGCCGCCTAG
- a CDS encoding M16 family metallopeptidase, whose translation MISASRLALVAAAGLSLAACSHLPKTPPLPLLNKEASAPRIPEAPPLAGPKTADLKPGQWAQEISDIAPDPAWRFGVLPNGMRYAIRKNATPPGQASLRLWFDAGSLMEADDQQGLAHFLEHMAFNGSKNVPEGEMIKILERHGLAFGADTNAQTSFDETSYQLDLPKTDDPTVDDSLMLLREAAGELTIAPEAVDRERGVVLSEERARDTPGYRVAIATLSAQMEGQLPPKRIPIGKTDVLKTAPAQRIRDFYEAYYRPERAVLVAVGDFDVDAMEAKIKGKFGNWAGKGANGKNPDVGPVAKRGPTAKLIVEAGAPWSVQMTWTRKPDGLLETKAVDERDTLENLAFAVVNRRLQAIGRSAEPPFIAGGAFKGDQYSAVRIATFAATAQPTRWREALAALDAEQRRAVQFGVRQDELDREIASMRAGLVAAAAGEATQRTPQLANQLVDTLGDGEVITSPSQNLAFFDQLVKGLTADRVNAVLKTSFAGSGPLVVIAAPTAVEGGEPAILKAYDEIKSQPVTPPAAPGVTVWPYSSFGPSGKVAEQKDVSDLDAVFIRFENGVKLTVKPTKFRDDQVLVKVRAGHGLLDLPSDKQSPLWSGSAFVEGGLKQISSQDMERVLTGKIWNANLGVEDDAFVLSGRTRPEDLSTELQVLAAFATEPGWRPEAFTRIKTAYGTVHDQLQSTTGGVLNRDLGGLMHNGDQRWTFPSREQIAGASLDELKTAVANPLAKGDLEVVIVGDTTVDKAIAAVADTFGALPARPGDPALPGAEKAPFPAPAAQPVLRTHKGRADQAALFMVWRTDDLFSNLQRSRDVSILGQVVQLRLIDELREKQGATYSPNASSTASVTFKNWGYLGVSMEVPPEKLDGVVASIRKIAADLRDKPITDDELERAKKPRIDQIEKARVTNEYWLGALSGAQTDPRLLDATRSVLAGLSRVTPADVQKAARTYLGDDQSWLLLVKPEAAAK comes from the coding sequence ATGATCAGCGCTTCGCGCTTGGCGCTCGTCGCCGCCGCCGGCCTCTCGCTCGCCGCCTGCTCGCACCTTCCCAAGACTCCGCCCCTGCCGCTGCTGAACAAGGAAGCGTCCGCGCCGAGGATTCCGGAGGCGCCGCCGCTGGCCGGCCCGAAGACCGCCGACCTGAAGCCGGGCCAGTGGGCGCAGGAGATCTCGGACATCGCGCCCGATCCGGCCTGGCGCTTCGGCGTGCTGCCCAACGGCATGCGCTACGCCATCCGCAAGAACGCCACCCCGCCCGGCCAGGCGTCCTTGCGCCTGTGGTTCGACGCCGGCTCGCTGATGGAGGCCGATGACCAGCAGGGCCTGGCCCACTTCCTGGAGCACATGGCCTTCAACGGCTCCAAGAACGTGCCCGAAGGCGAGATGATCAAGATCCTGGAGCGCCACGGCCTGGCGTTCGGGGCCGACACCAACGCCCAGACCAGCTTCGACGAGACCTCTTATCAGCTGGACCTGCCCAAGACCGACGATCCCACGGTCGACGACTCCCTGATGCTGCTGCGCGAGGCCGCCGGCGAGCTGACCATCGCCCCCGAGGCCGTCGATCGCGAGCGCGGCGTGGTGCTGTCGGAAGAGCGCGCGCGGGACACGCCCGGCTATCGCGTCGCCATCGCCACCCTGTCGGCCCAGATGGAAGGCCAGCTGCCGCCCAAGCGGATCCCGATCGGCAAGACCGACGTGCTGAAGACCGCCCCCGCCCAGCGCATCCGCGACTTCTACGAGGCCTATTACCGTCCGGAGCGGGCGGTGCTGGTGGCCGTCGGCGACTTCGACGTCGACGCCATGGAAGCCAAGATCAAGGGCAAGTTCGGCAATTGGGCCGGCAAGGGCGCCAACGGTAAAAACCCCGACGTCGGCCCGGTGGCCAAGCGCGGCCCGACCGCCAAGCTGATCGTCGAGGCCGGCGCCCCCTGGTCGGTGCAGATGACCTGGACCCGCAAGCCCGACGGCCTGTTGGAGACCAAGGCCGTCGACGAGCGCGACACGCTGGAGAACCTGGCCTTCGCCGTCGTGAACCGCCGCCTGCAGGCCATCGGCCGCTCGGCCGAGCCGCCGTTCATCGCCGGCGGCGCCTTCAAGGGCGATCAGTATAGCGCGGTGCGGATCGCCACTTTCGCCGCCACCGCCCAGCCCACCCGCTGGCGCGAGGCCCTGGCCGCGCTGGACGCCGAGCAGCGTCGCGCCGTCCAGTTCGGCGTGCGCCAGGACGAGCTGGACCGCGAGATCGCCAGCATGCGCGCCGGTCTGGTCGCCGCGGCGGCCGGCGAGGCCACCCAGCGCACGCCGCAGCTGGCCAACCAGCTGGTCGACACCCTGGGCGACGGCGAGGTGATCACTTCGCCCAGCCAGAACCTGGCCTTCTTCGACCAGCTGGTGAAGGGCCTGACCGCCGATCGGGTCAACGCCGTGCTGAAGACCTCCTTCGCCGGCTCGGGCCCGCTGGTGGTCATCGCCGCGCCCACCGCCGTCGAGGGCGGCGAGCCGGCGATCCTGAAGGCCTATGACGAGATCAAGAGCCAGCCCGTCACCCCGCCGGCCGCGCCGGGCGTGACCGTCTGGCCGTATTCCAGCTTCGGCCCGAGCGGCAAGGTCGCCGAGCAGAAGGACGTCTCGGATCTGGACGCCGTCTTCATCCGCTTCGAGAACGGCGTGAAGCTGACGGTCAAGCCGACCAAGTTCCGGGACGACCAGGTGCTGGTGAAGGTCCGCGCCGGTCACGGCCTGCTGGACCTGCCTTCGGACAAGCAAAGCCCGCTGTGGTCGGGCTCGGCCTTCGTCGAGGGCGGTCTCAAGCAGATCTCGTCCCAGGACATGGAGCGCGTGCTGACCGGTAAGATCTGGAACGCCAACCTGGGCGTCGAGGACGACGCCTTCGTCCTGAGCGGCCGCACGCGTCCCGAGGACCTGTCGACCGAGCTGCAGGTGCTGGCCGCCTTCGCCACGGAGCCGGGCTGGCGTCCCGAGGCGTTCACCCGCATCAAGACCGCCTACGGCACGGTGCACGACCAGCTGCAGAGCACGACCGGCGGCGTCCTGAACCGCGACCTGGGCGGGCTGATGCACAACGGCGACCAACGCTGGACCTTCCCTTCGCGCGAACAGATCGCCGGCGCGTCGCTGGACGAGCTGAAGACCGCCGTCGCCAACCCGCTGGCCAAGGGCGACCTGGAGGTCGTCATCGTCGGCGACACCACGGTCGATAAGGCCATCGCCGCCGTCGCCGACACCTTCGGCGCCCTGCCCGCCCGCCCGGGCGACCCGGCCCTGCCCGGCGCCGAGAAGGCGCCGTTCCCGGCCCCGGCGGCCCAGCCCGTGCTGCGCACCCACAAGGGTCGCGCCGACCAGGCGGCCCTGTTCATGGTCTGGCGCACCGACGACCTGTTCTCGAACCTGCAGCGCTCGCGCGATGTCTCGATCCTGGGCCAGGTCGTGCAGCTGAGGCTGATCGACGAATTGCGCGAAAAGCAGGGCGCGACCTATTCGCCGAACGCCTCGTCGACCGCCAGCGTCACCTTCAAGAACTGGGGCTACCTCGGCGTCAGCATGGAAGTGCCGCCCGAGAAGCTGGACGGCGTGGTCGCCTCGATCCGCAAGATCGCCGCCGACCTGCGCGACAAGCCGATCACCGACGACGAGCTGGAGCGGGCCAAAAAGCCGCGCATCGACCAGATCGAGAAGGCCCGCGTGACCAATGAATACTGGCTGGGCGCGCTGTCGGGCGCCCAGACCGATCCGCGTCTGCTGGACGCCACCCGCTCGGTGCTGGCAGGCCTGTCCCGCGTCACCCCCGCCGATGTCCAGAAGGCCGCCAGGACCTATCTGGGCGACGACCAGTCGTGGCTCCTGCTGGTGAAACCAGAAGCGGCGGCCAAGTAG
- a CDS encoding PAS domain-containing protein produces MFHPSTERLIDYWRDKRGASALPRRADVDPGDFLELLPQVFILGRDAGKLPFRLAGGFVTDLHARDLRGHDALSLWSLAHRLELKSALDVARKRRTPVVVAADIRAHGVPSVGMEVLFAPLQGASGETDRFLGLYQPTAMINRLMGRPAYELGVREIKPLGEGNEDQPRLRLATLDGRRIA; encoded by the coding sequence ATGTTCCATCCCAGCACGGAACGGCTGATAGACTATTGGCGAGACAAGCGGGGCGCGTCCGCCCTGCCTCGCCGCGCGGACGTCGATCCCGGCGACTTCCTGGAGCTCCTGCCCCAGGTGTTCATCCTGGGCCGCGACGCCGGCAAGCTGCCGTTCCGTCTGGCCGGCGGTTTCGTCACCGACCTGCATGCGCGTGACCTGCGCGGCCACGACGCCCTGTCGCTGTGGTCCCTGGCCCACCGGCTGGAGCTGAAGAGCGCCCTGGACGTGGCCCGCAAGCGCCGCACCCCGGTGGTGGTCGCCGCCGACATCCGCGCCCACGGTGTGCCCTCGGTGGGAATGGAGGTGCTGTTCGCGCCGCTGCAGGGCGCCTCGGGCGAAACCGACCGCTTCCTCGGCCTTTACCAGCCGACCGCCATGATCAACCGCCTGATGGGCCGACCGGCCTACGAGCTGGGCGTCCGCGAGATCAAGCCGCTGGGCGAAGGCAACGAGGACCAGCCGCGCCTGCGCCTGGCCACCCTGGACGGTCGGCGGATCGCCTGA
- a CDS encoding aldo/keto reductase, producing MKSRPLGRSGLSTAPLIFGGNVFGWTADEATSHRLLDAFVDGGFNAVDTADVYSAWVPGHEGGESESVIGRWLKAPGGRNGGKRDKVLILTKVAMWPRQPGLSAANIEAAVEGSLKRLRTDYIDLYQSHQDDADTPIDETLTAFDRLVKAGKVRAIGASNFSPERLRASLEMSKVKDSARYETIQPKFNLIDREQVEGALADLTQAEGLGIIPFYGLAAGFLSGKYRTEADFEGKARARTILRDYWNDRGLAVLAALDEAAEAVGASQAQVALAWIMAHPAITAPLASATSVAQLDELMGAARLELPAEVWKALDAAGRV from the coding sequence ATGAAGTCTCGCCCGCTTGGCCGTTCCGGCCTCTCGACCGCGCCGCTGATCTTCGGCGGCAACGTGTTCGGCTGGACGGCGGACGAGGCGACCTCCCACAGGCTGCTGGACGCCTTCGTCGACGGCGGCTTCAACGCCGTCGACACGGCCGACGTCTATTCGGCCTGGGTTCCGGGGCACGAAGGCGGCGAGTCGGAGAGCGTGATCGGCCGCTGGCTCAAGGCGCCCGGTGGACGAAATGGCGGCAAGCGCGACAAGGTGCTGATCCTGACCAAGGTCGCCATGTGGCCCAGGCAGCCGGGCCTGTCGGCGGCCAATATCGAGGCGGCGGTCGAGGGCTCGCTGAAGCGGCTGCGGACCGACTACATCGACCTCTACCAGTCGCACCAGGACGACGCCGACACGCCGATCGACGAGACGCTGACGGCGTTCGACCGCCTGGTGAAGGCTGGCAAGGTGCGGGCGATCGGGGCGTCGAACTTCTCGCCCGAGCGGCTGAGGGCCAGCCTGGAGATGTCGAAGGTCAAGGATTCGGCGCGCTACGAGACGATCCAGCCGAAGTTCAACCTGATCGATCGCGAGCAGGTCGAGGGCGCGCTGGCGGATCTTACCCAAGCCGAGGGGCTGGGGATCATCCCGTTCTACGGCCTGGCCGCAGGTTTCCTGTCCGGCAAATACCGCACCGAGGCCGACTTCGAGGGCAAGGCGCGGGCGCGGACCATCCTGCGCGACTATTGGAACGACAGGGGTCTGGCGGTGCTGGCGGCGCTGGACGAGGCGGCCGAGGCTGTCGGCGCGTCGCAGGCCCAGGTCGCCCTGGCCTGGATCATGGCCCATCCGGCCATCACCGCGCCGCTGGCCAGCGCGACCTCGGTGGCCCAGTTGGACGAGCTGATGGGCGCGGCCCGGTTGGAGCTGCCCGCCGAGGTCTGGAAGGCGCTGGACGCCGCGGGGCGCGTCTAG